The Pseudodesulfovibrio alkaliphilus DNA segment GCGATGCGCCCCACCCCCAGGCCATGCCCTACGCCGCGCTCTTCGGCCATTACACCAGCCGCACCCTTGAGCCTGCCTTCATGGTACGCCCCGGAGCCACGGGCGAGGCCTTCTATCGCGGCCGCGACTTCCCTCCCCTCTACTCCGGCCTGACCGGCGCCATCGACCCCGGCCTTGCCCGCAAACTCGTGTTTCTGGCCCGCAATTCCGTTGACACCGCCAGCCTGATACGCAACCTTGTGGACACGGAACCCGGCATGGACGTTGCCACGGCCTCTGCCCATGTGCTCTGGTCCCTCAAGCACGACCTGCTCGAAAGGGTCTAAAGCGGCCAGGCCCGCGGGACGCCAGGCTCCAATCACGAACGCGACGCACACGAACCGCACGATCCGGTTCCCAAAACATCTTGGAGGCAGAAGGAATGAAAGCATTGAGGGCTGTACGCATGGAACGCTGCATAGGCTGCCATTCGTGCTCGCTGGCCTGCGCACGACAGGTCCATTCGGTCCTCTCGTGGAACAAGTCGGGCATCCGCATCTCCTCGGCGGGCGGGCTTTCCACGGGTTTCGAGGCCAGACTGTGTCTGGCCTGCAAGCCCGCCCCCTGCGCCCAGGCGTGTCCCACAGGCTCCCTGGCCCAACGGCGAGACGGCGGGGTCATCCAAAAGAAAAACCTCTGCATCCGCTGTGGCGAGTGTGCCAGGGCCTGCCCTGTGGACGCCATCTTTCTTGACCATCAGGTCAATCCCTATGTCTGCATCCACTGCGGACGGTGCGTGGAATTCTGTCCCCACGACTGCCTTGAAATGGAGGAACTGCCCAGAACGCCCAAGGACAAGGGGGGCTCTGATGATTAGAGACTTCT contains these protein-coding regions:
- a CDS encoding 4Fe-4S binding protein: MKALRAVRMERCIGCHSCSLACARQVHSVLSWNKSGIRISSAGGLSTGFEARLCLACKPAPCAQACPTGSLAQRRDGGVIQKKNLCIRCGECARACPVDAIFLDHQVNPYVCIHCGRCVEFCPHDCLEMEELPRTPKDKGGSDD